In Coffea eugenioides isolate CCC68of chromosome 4, Ceug_1.0, whole genome shotgun sequence, the genomic stretch tcttcatCTCATCTACCATTTTGATCTTCAGTTCAAATGTCTTTTGCTTTAATACAACAGAGTAGAGCATTGGAATCACTGCATTTGATGCTtctaatgtttttttttgttatcatACACTTGTGCTTTGACATACCAGAGTAGCATTATTCAATTACACATTGCAATGGCTGTATTTCAAAACTTCAGTTGATTTCTGCAGGTTCTTTCTACTTCTTAAAAAGTTATGGAAAGGCTGTTATTAATATTCATCATGGCTTATTGCCATCTTTCAAGGGTGGTCATCAAGCTAAACAGGTTTTTTTAAGCCTTTTTGAAATGCTTGTTTTAATCATTACTTTTTACTTCTTTTTGGTAGATTGTAACCTGGCATTCACAATTTGCAAACATTTGATGCTGGCGTCAAATTAATTGGTGCAACAAGTCACTTTGTTACTAAAGAACTTGACTTGGCTAGGTTCAAGACTTGACAAGGTTTATGGGTGCACAATTGCAGGTCTGTTGTCTCTATATATCTCACAGAGTCACAGGCTAACAAATAATTGCTATCATTATGCTCATTTTAATTCATTTCTGAAGCAGAGactggtttcttttttttcccggTGATTATAATATCTAATAAGAGCATTTCCACACATGTCCTTCCAagattttagttgaatttcATTATTTTACTACTTTTCTAGATGTATAGGTATGCATTTCAGAgtgttctatttttctttttttttaattaagtgTATATTGGATAGGTTGAAGATTACATCTGCAAGTTAGCACAGAGGGGAACAACGACATCTCAGAATGGTGTTTTGTATGACTCGAGGTGTGGCATAGTTTAAAATTGGTACTTGTTGGGAAAAAACCAGCATCATCTTCATTGTTGCATTTCTATTCTTGTTGTGAAAACTTTTATAATAACATAGGGATTTTTTTAGGCTAGCAGAACTTGCATATGAGATTCCTCTCTACCATCAAGAAAGCAAGAAGCTCTCTCCCAATTGGAAATAGTATGCCCTGTCATCCCCCGTTCTCcctgtcattttttttttgcaagcgTGTTTTTTCTCTAAATATCTCTCTGGTTATTTGGTGGAGAAAATGCAACATAGGTTCTCAGTTTATAAGTACGTCTTGTTTTGCAACCTAAGCATATTATTAGGCTATAGTGTTCCCTGTCACTGTTTGGTAgactatatttatatatttgtcaaaaaaaaagataatctATTCTGTTTAAATTCCCATGAAGATTGGCCACCACAGGTAATCATTTTGAAATACTTGATGATGATCTCTTTCTCTCACGTCAAATAGCGATTTTTGGATATTCTATACTTCTACTTATTCCAGACATACAAATATTGAGATCTCAAGACAGCACTTAATTAGACTAATAAGTTGTAGTGAGTCAATTGTTTTTCTAATATCCTTGTTTTCGATTCGTCTGGTGATTCTTCCCCTGAATTTTCTTGTTGTTTCTGTTATTTATTTAGTTGCATGATACTCCCTTGAGTAGACTTTTGTGATGAGTTTCATGTTCTTGCCTGTGGTGCTCAATTACAATTCTTgataaattgttatttttcttttttctttgtttttatctATTTTACTAATTAATTTGTAATTGACAAGCTAGCCTTGCTTTGCAGTTTCTATTGAATTATACAATTGTGCctaaatttcttccttttttacTCAGTAAAAAGTTCTTATCTTTTCAAGTTGGCATATTGACTGGTAGCAGGCGAGTCATTAATCTCTCCTGGGGCTAAGCGAGGTTTGATTCCTCTTGCTGTAATACCTGTCAGAAAACACCTCAGGTGTGAATAAGGTTAGTGTTTGagttaaaaagtcaaaaaaaataaatatattgaTTTGAGACCAATATTCTATCTTTACACATTGCTTGTTGTGTATAGGTTCTGTAACTACTTTGCTGCGATGGCCTACTGCCCTAACTGGGTAAACTAATTCAAATCTTCTTAGTTGAGATGTTCTTCTTAGATTGTTTGATCTCAATTTGTAGCATCCTCAGGATGGAGATGCCTGTGATACAAGTACAGAAGTACAGGATATGGCTTCTAGCCAAGAATGTAAGTCTAAGATGTTATGCAACCTCAATTGGGGACAGTATGCTGCTTTACATTGTTATTGTCGTATTTATTAGCTTTAGGTCTTTAAGATTGCATAAATTGTACTTCCCTTCATTTGCTTTGTTATCTGCATTGTGTTGTTTTAGTTCACATATCTCTTTCACCTTTTGGCAGCGTGTGCTTCAGTGATGAGACTATTTTAATCATGATCTATTTGTACTTGGTTGCTAAATTTTAGTGTCTTGTTCTATTGCTAGATTCTGGCAATCAAACACGTTGGTAAAGATCATTAAGTTCATAGAAATCAAACAATTTTGGACATTGTTTACaaatctctttcttttttatgttccAGATTTTGGCTCCTCTTCCAATTGGATTTGCAGTTTTCTTTGTTCAATTGGCCAGCATCCCTGTTACGGGCACTGGCATCGACCCTGCAAGAAGTCTTGGTGTAGCCATCATCTTCAATAGAGACCTTGGATGGAATGATCATGTATCTAAGCCTATAATGATTGTGTCTTCATGTTCCCAGTATCTATTCATATTCTTAGCTAAATAACTATTTTATCTCTGGTTTTCAGTGGGTCTTCTAGGTTAGACCCTTCATTGGAGCTGCTCTCGCTGCAGTGTATCATTAGATAGTGATCAAGGCCATTCCTTATAAGAGCCAGGCTTAAAAGGGATCAAATTTTTTAGCCTTTTAGTGATCCTCATCTTTTGTCTatacatttattaaatggacaaagatatcatctattaatttttcttcttttgttgttcCCTGCTTTCTCTGTTCTGTCAAATGTTTGTATAAATAATCAGTGTATGCTGTACTGAAGCTTGTTCCAATTTCCAACCTTTGAATGAAGGATTCTTCTTTTGTCAATTCAATTTATATTTTCATATTGTGGTATAATCATTTTGGCCAACAGGGTATTTTGTTATTTGGGCTCAGATATATTTGCTTCGAGCTGTATTGCTTGGGCTTGGCAAAAAAACTGTAGTACTGCAAAAGGCATTGAAGGGGCGTAATGCTTGTGTGTCATTGTCGCTACTAATGAAGTGAGGGGATAAAAATAGTTGATAAGGTGGATAGAATTCTGTGAGTGACAAATCATGATTTTTGCAATGGTGAAATACTCTCTCCATCCACTAGGCCATGACTTCCTTCACTGTACTTCATTATGTTCAACTTTGTGTATACATGGCATTTCCCATTTTCcatttaaatttcaatttaataTCTACCACCATCTTCTACTTTGAAGAATTAATCTTCCTATGCACCTTATTTATACGATATTCATCAAATTTGCAACCATTCTATAATTACAATTATTCCAGTCTCTAATATAATGTATGCTTTGCATACTCCATTTTCATCTTCCAACGATTAGTGTAATTAAACTTataatttcaactttttttttacaTTCAATTGGGCATGCTAAGCACTATTACCAACGCATATTTGACATATTTGGCAGGGCATATTGTCTTTAGTTACTTACGCGCATCGCGCGTTTTATACCTCCTAGTAGTTATACTATGATTGAGTGTTTTTTCAAGTCATCGTACTCTACTTAGAGATAAAGAAGAAGAGACGTGTACTTATTTGTCTTCTTGGTTCTCATAAAGTATaactttttgttatttttttttggtttgtcaCCTATTTGAATGATTGCCAACTTATTTGAAACTTATTTTTAGAACCTCATTAACTAATTccatcttgattttctttcataTTCTGAAATTATGGTTCCTGACTAGCTAGGAAATTGTGCAAATCATTAAGTAAGAGTGGCagggaaaaaaatataaaggtAAAACATCATGAACAATGCTGGAAAATATTCAATTGGAACTAGAgaagaaaatttcagcttgtttACTTTTTGTAAAAGTTCTTTTCAAGGAGTAGGAAGGATAACATAACCAAATATCATAGCCTTGAAGTTTTTGTGACTTTTTCTTGTTATTGCTTACAATTTTCGTTGAAATTTTCGTTgaaactttcatattttttaaaaattattattaaataatTATATGCAATAGGTTTgattcattttaaaaaaaaatgtagagaCCAATAATTGCAAGGTCAATAATGGtagaaattattttaaataattataaggaaattaTCAAAATTATGCTATCGTCTAGTGCctctataataaaattttttttaatttttagttcaTGTTAGAAACTATAGAGTAGATTAaaactttcttttcttgtcaTCCTACATGGCAATCAGGATAATTAGGTGGTAACAATAACATCATTATgggaataaaatttgaaagtgaataaaattgggaatatttttttaaaattgtcttattttggcaaaaaactcTAGTTTGaaagtgtaatttgtaaacatGTAAGTTTTTTTTAGGAaatcttaaaatttttgttaatcttgttttcctttctttccattTCCTTTTAATTTTGGACACAAAGCAGGTTGACAAAAAATAATTAGATTGTATCACCCTCTATCCCTCCCTAACCTTTCCTTTCCCTCGTCAAAAAACAATCTaaacacacatacatacatatatgagtaaatcttatatacactgacagtgtatatactatcacgaTTAGATACATgatacatatacaaaatttgaatttcaaattcaaatttgaattatgtATCATTCATCTAATGATGAAAGGATACACGCTGttagtatataaaaaattaattcaaatatatatatatacgtatgTACATAcacatgtatgtatatatatgtgtgtgcaCATACACAAGGAGattcaaaatataatataaaatatagatacatatacaaacttatatatatacatatatacaagGAGACACAGAcacatatacataatataaaatttacaaggagattgaaaattttttggttcTGTTTTTGGTTCAGGAAAAGACTCTAAACTTTATAGCGAGAAAGAAGAGAATTTGATAATTGAACCATAAATAATGAGAGGTTTGGAGAACTAAACCAAAAACTTTGTGGTCACCTGATTAAAGGCCATTCTTTGTGCCAACTAAATTGGGCCTTCGGGACTAGAGATTGCTTCTTATGCAAtgttttcaaacaaaaaaaaaaaatcttatgcGATGTTCATTAAAGGCCGAAGCAATATTGTAACTTTTGTATTTTACCTTAGGACATCCACAATGAATTATATTAAGTAGAGTGTAATACATATGTCACAACATTACTTTATTATCCCTTCTTTCGTTACATCTCTCACTTTTACTATAGATTACACTCTATTATAAAGTATAGTAACATGGATTCACAATGAAATCACATATTTATTTTAGTAATTCACAATACATATTccataaaatttaaaagtttttaaaattgtCGATGGATCCACAACCAGTCTATTATGTATATAATGGCCATATGTATCATGACTATTACACTCCCACTATGGGGAGGGTATAATGGTTGGATGTAATAAAGgctattaattttttttttttgcattttttttcttctttggttTCAAGATGTGTTCCAAATTCTAATAGCGTGatgtttatttttcttgacAAACGATAGCATAAGGCTCAAAAGCAAATGTTTGGATGTAATAGATTAATCGCTTCAGAATTCTCCCAATTTTGTCAACTAATCtcttatttgccaaataaaagAGTTATTGTTTCCATTTTGACATTTGGTTTTTAGACCCCGTTTGAGGTTGCGGTGCTTGTGATAAAAAAGTATATTTAGGTgctaaaaatacttttaaagtGTTTGGTAAATATCATCCCATAaaatcaagagtaaagttttGGTGTTAAAAACATTTTTAGCATTTAGCGAAAGCTCAAATTGGTGCTTTTAGAATAacttttgtgatttaaaaaataaaatatcaaatttaatcattttgtcttatattatgaactaaataaaaagataaacacttttaaaaatttttaaattacacattatccaatacaataattatttattaaactatatctccaaacaatatatttaaaagcaTTTAAGCAGTTAATAAGTACTTTTAATAAAAACTGTACTAAGAAAGTACTTTTCAATAAGTTACCCTAATCTCAAATTGGcccttattttaattttttaaaatatttcttgaTGTGAATCGTTATAttctttatttaaaaaatgaaagtaattGTTATACTACAAGAGCTCGATCTAGGCTCAACATGTTGTTTGACCTTACTTGGACTAAGGTCAAATAAGCTAAAATTATATCTAATTACGTTTGAGCTATACAATACTCCGTCTCGATTCAGCCTGATGATACCTCTACACTTCATATTAATGAGCAAATCATTAAATGTTTACGTtaacaaaattttgaagaatATTGATGACTAGTTCAGTGATGATGGTATTTTCTTAGACTTGAAATCTATTAACGaagtataattattttgttgttcaagaaaataaataaaatctctAAGCTTACTTTAGTTCGAACTTATCCGGAAGATGGTAGATAAATACCCTTAGCCCCCTCCAATAATCAGAGTATCGTTTTGTCTCAATGTTAATTAATGGCATTTTCCTTGTTCGGGTAACATCGAGTGTTAACTCAAACTTGTTATTGTGAGGCCCTTATACAGGCCATAGAGCAAGGTTTGTTATTTAATGATCTTTTCCAAaagagcaagaaagaaaaagaaagaaagaaagggagtAAGGTGAGGGTGTGGGGGCGGGGGGATGGATGGGGCTTCCTTCCCACATCGATTGGATGTGGGTTCTTCAACCTAGGTTTAAGGTCTATAGGGCCCTCGTTCAGTTACCAATTGGTTGGATTTGGGTTTCTTGTGagtcctccttttttttttttccaaacgatAGAAACATTCCATTACTTCATCAAAGGATTACAAAACTGGAGCAAAGGCTCCTACATCATTTTTGGCTAAACTACTTAGCCAACTTGGAAAAGAATCAACCCAAGCTATCTCAGACACTAGATTTAAGGCAAATTTTGCCAAATGGTGTGCCACACAATTCCCTTCCCTCTTAATAAAAGAGAAGATACAGGACCTAAAACCCTTACAAAGTACCTTAATGTCAAAGAGGACAGCTCCTGCCAGATGATCATTCAAGCTTCCTTCTCTGATTTGATCAATAATTCCCCTGCAATCAGATTGGATAATAATGTTCATCCATCCATTACTCTGGGCAAACATGAGAGCTTGTCGTATTGCCGTAGCCTCTTCAACAGCAGGAACTCCCCTCCTACCTTCACAACCAGCCCAAGCACCCCTTAATTCCCCTCTGCTACCTCTGGCCACAACTCCCCAACCTACCTTTGCTGCAGTCTGTTTAATTGCTGCATCAGTATTTAAACATAGAAAATCCCCTGAAGGTGGTTCCCATGTAACCATCTTGTTTTCTTTATCCTTCCCTACTACCTCCTCGTCCCTTATTGCTAAATTTGCCATCTGGAATTCTAGCCACTCTTGTACCGCTTTGTTAGCTATTACACCAGGACATCTCCCTTCCCTATTAAACTGTATCTGGTTCCTGGATTTCCATATCTGCCAAAGTACATTAATAGTCAGCTCAACATGCTCCCTACCCTCCTTCCGAGCCCTTGCTTCCAtcaaaccactccaccactGCCAGAAATTATGTCTACAAGCCTTCAAACCATCCCAGCTAATTGGGGCAGCTTTCCATATTAGCTCAGCATGCTCACAGAAGAAAAACATATGCTCCATAGTTTCTGTCCCTTCTCCACAACAACAACACCTATCATTCCCTTGTCCAGTTCTCCTCCTAATTGTTTCATTAACTGGCAATATGCGTTGAAGACACTTCCAAATAAAATGCTTTAGCTTATGCTTAACGTTCAGGCTCCATAGAAACTTCCACACTCCTGATCTGGCTTCATTCCTGCTGCTGCCAACCTGTTGGAGACATTCCTTTCTACCTTTGGCCTGAATCTCTTTTGCCACCACATACCCAGATTTCACTGTGTACTCTCCTGATTTAGCCATTATCCAAACTAGTCTATCCCTGGCACCCATAGCACTTATTGGAATATTAAGTATTCTTTGACAATCCTCCTCCTCAAACAGGTTCCTCAACAATCCCTTATTCCACCTACCCTCAGAAATCAGCTCATGAACCTTTTGTATATTACAATGTTGAGGCTTTTTTGACCTTATTTTTCCATCCTCCACATCTAGCAGCCACTTATCTTCCCATATCCTAATCTGCTGACCATTTCCCACTTTTTTCCGTACCCCTTCTGCCAGAACCTCCCTTGAGCCTAAAATACTTTTCCATATCCAGGAATCCCCTGCATGGATTTTCATAGTCCAGATGGACGATCCTCTAAAGTACTTGCCCCTAATAATCTTACTAACTAACAGGTTAGGCCTTGTCAAAAATCTCCACAGCTGCTTAGCAAGCATAGCATTGTTAAACTGTTGGAGATCCCTAAAGCCCAACCCCCCTTTCCCTTTTACCTCAGACAGCCTCCTCCACTCCATCCAATGTATTTTCCTGTTTTTCTCCCTATCTCCCCACCATAATTTTGCCATTTCTTTACAAATATCACTGCATAGGCCTTTTGGCAGTTTGCAACAACTCATAGCATATGCAGGTAAAGCCAAAATCACAGATTTGAGCAGTACCTTCTTACCAGCATTGCTCAGCAGCCTCTCCTTCCATCCTCCCAACCTATTGATGGCCCTCTCCCTGATGTAGTCAAAGACTTGCCTCTTTGGTCTTCCAATAACCATTGGCAAGCCTAGATACTTACTTTGCTTAGCCTCCTTCATCCCTCCCAAAATATTCAAAACTTCACCCTTAACTGAGTTCCCAGTATTCTTGCTAAAGAACACTGAGGACTTTTCAGCATTGATAGCTTGTCCCGAAGCTTCTCCATACAACTGCAACAGATTCGTCACATGAACAGCCTCTTCTTTATTAGCTCTGCAAAACACCAATGTATCATCTGCAAAAAAGAGGTGAGACAAAGCTGGGCTCTGCTTAGCAATTTTGAGTCCAGAAATGTCATGATTAGACATAGCTCTCTTAAACAAACCTGACAATCCCTCAGAAACAAGTAAAAAAATGTAAGGAGACAGGGGGTCCCCTTGCCTAATCCCTCTTGTAGGTGTAACCAAGCCTCTCTTTTCCCCATTCAAATTAAATGAGTAGACAACAGAAGACATACACTTCCAAATCCAATTTCTCCACTTCTGACAAAAACCCATTTTTTCCATAATTTTTAGCACAAAAAGCCACTCTACTCTATCGTAGGCTTTGGCCATATCAAGCTTCAAAGCCATAAAAGCATTTGATCCACATCTTCTGTTATTCAAACACTGGATGAATTCATGTGCAATAACAACATTATCAATGATCTGTCTACCTGGAATAAAAGCTGACTGGTTTTGACTAACACAGTGATTTAGGAATGGTTTAAGTCTATTGACCAAGATTTTAGAAATAATCCTATAAACCACATTACACAAGCTAATAGTCCTAAACTGGGAAACAGACACTGGAGACTCAACTTTAGGAATCAGAGTAATGATGGTCTCATTGACAGCCTTCAGTAAATGCCCAGAATGAAAAAAACTGGAAATGGCATTTACTAAATCATTTTTTAGCACACTCCAGTATTGTTGGAAAAAGGCAGGAGTCATACCATCAGGTCCAGGAGCTTTGTTGGGTTGTAAAGAGAACACAGCTTTGTGAGTCCTCCTTAGATCACTCTTAATTGGGTCATCTAAGCATTAAAGTCTGTGAGAATAAATACATTAATTCAACAATCAACCTCCACCTAACTCTTCTATCCTTGAATAAAAGTTTAAAGATATCATTAAGGTTGTTAGGCTTTTTATGAATGGATTAAGAtctctccctcttttctttAGGCTTCTCTATGCATTTAATTACCACGTTCTAAGAGTCTAGGATTATCCATCCTgattttggtttatttattttccatttttttaccTATATAAATATTGCAAATAACTGAACCATGAATTCAGTTAAGAAGACTAAAGGGGCGGAAGGGAAACAACCAATTATTGAGTATAATCAAAGAATCATCTCACAAACCTCACCTCAcgaggtttttaacaatttcactggCCACCGTTGAGAGTTTAGAAATTTCACCCACTTCTAATGtctattaaaaataataatattcgCCTTTAAAATACCACTGTAATGAAACTCTTTCTTTGATGTCTAttattctttccttttctttttctattcttAATCTTTCCTTTTATATTTTGCAAGTACAACTATGAAACTATCAACACTGTGCTAAGCCTTCATCGTAACCAAATGTCGAACTAGTCATCTTTTTTGACAAGTTAACATTGGatgtgatctttttttttttgctatttttgttttgataaaaaaataataactcaAATTGCAATAGTTCAAAATCACTGTCAAACTATGGTAATTCTACCACTACAAAGATCCATAAACTCTAAAAATTTTATCGTAACACTTTCTTATTGTAGTAGAAATCTATATTCTCAATAAAGCAACCTCAAAATGTTTCCTATCTTAGTAATAGGATTAGCATCATAGTTTCTTATCAAATGATGTAAGTATGAAAAATTTGACACATGTTCCTTATAATTGTGCAAAATTATTTTACAATtgtttagaaaagaaaattaagctTTTATTATATGAATATCTTTCtctttttattaaaattttaatatatgAATCTATTTTAGggtattcatttaaatttttttgaccAAGTTGAGGAGATTTTGAGGTTCAGTtattaaaactatcaaatcaggAAAAGTAGGTATAATCTTTGAAACCTTGAAGAAACTCAATGAAAATGTTAGAAAGCTCAAGAGAGGTTTCTTAAATTATCCCTATAATCAAAATTTACACAAAAATTCACACAAACGTGTGCATATAACTTTTTGTATTTATTGATGTAAAATATCTATAAATATTATTACTTAAAAAAGTTATCATTACATACTAATAAAGCTTGAATTTGGGCTTCCTGTATTGTCGAACTTACTTGAGTTAAGATCCACTAGGCTAGTTATGCTGAGTAGAGTTCAAGCATTGCATTATGCAATGTCAATCTTCGAAGAAGAAAAGCGATACTAAAAGAGAGAGATGTATATGTGCAAAATGATTGCTTTAGTTCTCATAGCAAATGAAATATCAAGTATTTTTAAAGGATTTTCAGATGTTAGTTTTTTCTAAAAAGTACAATTAATTAGGAAAAGATGTTAgtcttttgaaaaaatataattaattagaaaaagtgtCAGAATTCAGGGGGTGCAATAACTTAGATGGAATTTAAAGAGATGCCTTTTAGAAATATCACTTTTTTTATTAAGCGGCCTACCATAATAGTCGAGCACGAGTAGTTGTTTTTGTATAATGTATGATTAAATTTAACTAAATTTGTCGAGGAGGATTTAGTCTAATGATTaaattgaaatttcaaaaatgaGAAGTCTTGATTCGAATATTTGTTTTCCATGTCATTGCTTGAGCCCAAGCTTCAAACTCAAGCAGATATTTGACCATGAAGCTTGCAAGTCTCAGTTCATTTACACCTGTAGCACGGTGATATGCTCGAATTGATGGTTTAACTTGTGGCAAATTTTGATGTAGGTAAATTGAAAACTCAATAAAATATAACAACAAAATTAGGATGAATAAAGTTGGTCAACATATACTCCCTCTATCCCATAAAGATAAACTCGCTTTGCTTTTGTGTATGTCCCAAACTATAGACTTATTTCCTTCTTTAAAGAATagttaatttgttattttactAATATACCCATATTTAATGTATATAGTTATTACAAATTTTTGAATACATATTAGTTGCCTTCTAATGGGTTCAAATT encodes the following:
- the LOC113768731 gene encoding uncharacterized protein LOC113768731 produces the protein MFFLDCLISICSILRMEMPVIQVQKYRIWLLAKNILAPLPIGFAVFFVQLASIPVTGTGIDPARSLGVAIIFNRDLGWNDHVSKPIMIVSSCSQYLFIFLAK